One genomic window of Sporosarcina ureae includes the following:
- a CDS encoding twin-arginine translocase TatA/TatE family subunit translates to MAPGIGSLLIIAVIALLIFGPKKLPEIGKAFGSSLREFKNATKGLTEDEDDVKKVEDKKEEVR, encoded by the coding sequence ATGGCTCCAGGTATCGGAAGTTTACTGATTATCGCTGTGATTGCATTGCTTATATTTGGTCCTAAGAAATTACCTGAAATCGGTAAAGCATTCGGTTCTTCATTGCGTGAGTTTAAAAACGCAACAAAAGGCCTTACAGAAGACGAGGATGACGTAAAAAAGGTTGAAGACAAGAAAGAAGAAGTGCGCTGA
- a CDS encoding redox-sensing transcriptional repressor Rex: MSKPRIPQATSKRLPLYYRFLRNYADKGVQRISSGELSEAMKIDAATIRRDFSHFGALGRKGYGYDVDSLLQFFRETLDQDEETKVALIGVGSLGNAFLKYNFQKIHNTKIVVAFDPKAPHEGELKNEILIYPPDRIEEKINELGIEMVILTVPSRVAQELTDRLATTSVKGILNFTPERLAVPDTIRIQTIDLSVELQTLIYLIKTDVKDSQIT, translated from the coding sequence GTGAGTAAACCTAGAATTCCGCAGGCAACATCAAAACGGTTGCCTTTATATTATAGATTTTTACGAAATTATGCAGATAAGGGTGTACAACGCATTTCATCAGGCGAATTAAGTGAAGCAATGAAGATTGATGCAGCAACCATTCGCAGGGATTTCTCGCATTTTGGGGCGCTTGGACGTAAAGGATACGGCTATGACGTTGATTCGTTATTGCAATTCTTCCGCGAAACACTTGATCAAGATGAAGAAACCAAAGTGGCATTGATCGGAGTAGGTAGTCTCGGCAACGCTTTTTTGAAATACAATTTTCAAAAGATCCACAATACGAAAATTGTCGTGGCATTCGATCCGAAAGCACCGCATGAAGGTGAATTAAAGAACGAAATTCTGATTTATCCACCTGATCGTATTGAAGAGAAAATTAATGAACTAGGTATTGAAATGGTTATTTTGACCGTGCCATCACGTGTTGCACAAGAATTGACGGATCGTCTCGCTACAACGTCTGTGAAAGGGATATTGAACTTTACTCCAGAACGGCTGGCGGTACCAGATACAATCCGTATTCAGACCATCGACTTGTCCGTTGAGTTGCAAACACTGATTTATCTTATCAAAACGGACGTAAAAGATTCACAAATTACGTGA